In one window of Gossypium hirsutum isolate 1008001.06 chromosome A01, Gossypium_hirsutum_v2.1, whole genome shotgun sequence DNA:
- the LOC121212468 gene encoding uncharacterized protein: MLTNKLPPKLKDSRSFAIPHSISNQYIGKALCVLGMSINLMPMSVFKKLGIDCKADKDVPIILGRPFLATGRTVIDVQKGELTMGVNGQQITFNVFKALKCATDIDKCHAISLLDFVVEEEFEKEYHDKEHNESDSIDIDDEEPL, encoded by the exons ATGTTGACAAATAAACTGCCTCCAAAGTTGAAGGACTCAAGAAGCTTCGCAATACCTCACTCAATTAGCAACCAATATATTGGGAAGGCCTTGTGTGTTTTAGGAATGAGCATAAATCTTATGCCCATGTCTGTGTTCAAAAAGCTGGGAATTG ACTGTAAAGCTGACAAAGATGTGCCAATTATTCTGGGTAGACCTTTCCTTGCAACAGGTAGGACTGTGATTGATGTTCAAAAAGGAGAATTAACTATGGGGGTGAACGGTCAACAGATCACTTTTAATGTTTTCAAGGCTTTGAAATGTGCTACTGATATCGATAAGTGTCATGCTATCAGTTTGTTAGATTTCGTTGTGGAAGAGGAATTTGAGAAAGAATACCATGACAAAGAGCATAATGAATCAGATTCAattgatattgatgatgaagagcCTTTATGA